In Sphingopyxis sp. 113P3, one DNA window encodes the following:
- a CDS encoding BlaI/MecI/CopY family transcriptional regulator produces MLSSLPPREREIVDILYENGPSTVPEIAAALSDALSGSAIRAMLKRLEGKGFVAREPSDRGFLYAPSVEGKAASKSALSQVVRVFFNGSPTSAAAALLGMQDEMSASELDELEKLIAEARDARRT; encoded by the coding sequence ATGCTGTCCAGTTTGCCCCCGCGGGAACGCGAAATCGTCGATATCCTTTATGAAAATGGTCCCTCGACCGTGCCGGAAATCGCCGCGGCGCTGAGCGACGCCCTGTCCGGCTCGGCAATCCGCGCAATGCTGAAGCGGCTCGAGGGCAAAGGCTTTGTCGCGCGCGAGCCTTCCGACCGCGGCTTCCTCTATGCTCCGAGCGTCGAGGGCAAGGCCGCGAGCAAGTCGGCGCTGAGCCAGGTCGTGCGCGTCTTCTTCAATGGCTCGCCAACGAGCGCCGCTGCGGCGCTGCTCGGCATGCAGGATGAGATGAGCGCGTCCGAACTCGACGAGCTTGAAAAGCTGATCGCCGAGGCGCGCGACGCGAGGAGGACATGA
- a CDS encoding aldehyde dehydrogenase family protein has product MKLKDVYPLYLNNKAVQPNTDLAVTDKYTGEVAFRTALATPEVIDEAIAGAVRAAEPMARLASFEKQDVLNHCVARFRERFDELAYALCVEAGKPIADAEGEVTRLIDTFRIAAEEAVRNYGEVQPLDISARAKGYMGMWKRVPIGPCSFISPFNFPLNLAAHKVAPAIAMGCPFVMKPASMTPLGAIIMGEVLAECDILPEGAFSILPATRDGADLFTTDERLKLLSFTGSPGVGWDLKAKAGKKKVILELGGNAAVIVDKDADLDHALARIIFGAFYQSGQSCIGVQRIIIHADIYDQFRDMLVAKTKTLVAGDPKDRKTFIGPMISEKEAARLAGWIDEAVANGAKLLVGGKREGAMLEATLLEGVDRSAMAYREEAFGPLAILSKFTDWNEALAEINDSKFGLQAGLFTRDINQVLEAWDRLDVGGVVVNDVSSYRVDNMPYGGVKDSGLGREGIRFAMEDMSEIRNLVIRRV; this is encoded by the coding sequence ATGAAACTCAAGGACGTCTACCCGCTCTACCTCAACAACAAGGCGGTGCAGCCCAACACCGACCTTGCCGTCACTGACAAGTACACAGGCGAGGTCGCCTTCCGCACCGCGCTTGCAACCCCGGAGGTAATCGACGAGGCGATTGCGGGCGCGGTGCGTGCCGCCGAACCGATGGCACGGCTCGCAAGCTTCGAGAAGCAGGATGTCCTCAACCATTGCGTCGCACGGTTCCGGGAACGCTTCGACGAGCTTGCCTATGCGCTGTGCGTCGAGGCGGGAAAGCCCATCGCTGACGCGGAGGGCGAGGTCACGCGGCTGATCGACACCTTCCGCATTGCCGCCGAGGAGGCGGTGCGCAACTATGGCGAGGTTCAACCGCTCGACATCTCGGCGCGCGCCAAGGGCTATATGGGGATGTGGAAGCGCGTCCCGATTGGCCCGTGCAGCTTCATCTCGCCCTTCAACTTCCCGCTCAACCTTGCAGCGCACAAGGTCGCCCCGGCAATTGCGATGGGCTGCCCCTTTGTGATGAAGCCGGCGTCAATGACGCCGCTGGGCGCGATCATCATGGGCGAGGTGCTCGCCGAATGCGACATATTGCCCGAGGGCGCGTTCAGCATCCTGCCCGCCACCCGCGACGGCGCAGACCTCTTCACGACCGACGAGCGGCTGAAACTGCTGAGCTTCACCGGCTCGCCCGGCGTCGGCTGGGATCTGAAAGCGAAGGCCGGGAAGAAGAAGGTCATTCTTGAACTCGGCGGCAATGCAGCGGTGATCGTCGACAAGGACGCCGACCTCGATCATGCACTCGCCCGAATCATCTTCGGCGCCTTCTACCAGTCGGGACAGTCGTGCATCGGGGTGCAGCGGATCATCATCCATGCCGATATTTACGATCAGTTCCGCGACATGCTCGTCGCAAAGACGAAAACCCTCGTCGCGGGCGATCCAAAGGACCGCAAGACCTTCATCGGCCCGATGATCTCCGAGAAGGAAGCCGCGCGGCTGGCAGGCTGGATCGACGAGGCGGTGGCGAACGGCGCGAAGCTCCTCGTCGGGGGCAAGCGCGAGGGCGCGATGCTCGAGGCAACGTTGCTCGAAGGGGTCGACCGCAGCGCCATGGCTTACCGCGAGGAAGCCTTCGGTCCGCTCGCGATCCTCTCCAAATTCACCGACTGGAATGAGGCCCTCGCCGAGATCAATGACAGCAAGTTCGGGCTTCAGGCCGGACTGTTCACGCGTGACATCAACCAGGTGCTCGAGGCGTGGGACCGGCTCGACGTCGGCGGGGTGGTCGTGAACGATGTCTCCTCCTACCGCGTTGACAACATGCCTTATGGCGGGGTCAAGGATTCGGGGCTCGGCCGTGAAGGCATTCGCTTCGCGATGGAGGATATGAGCGAAATCCGCAATCTGGTGATCCGCCGGGTCTGA